In Mustela nigripes isolate SB6536 chromosome 10, MUSNIG.SB6536, whole genome shotgun sequence, one DNA window encodes the following:
- the RGS18 gene encoding regulator of G-protein signaling 18, with protein sequence METSLVFFPQLNMCESKEKAFFKLIHGSGKEETSKEAKIRAKEKRNRLSLLVQKPEFHEETHSSRSGHLAKETRVSPEEAVIWGESFDKLLSHKDGLKTFTTFLKTEFSEENIEFWIACEDFKKSKDPQQIIVKAKAIYEKFIQNDAPQEVNLDFHTKEVITKSITQPTLHSFDAAQSRVYQLMEQDSYTRFLKSDIYLDLTEGRPQRPTNLRRRSRSFTCTEFQDVKSDVAIWL encoded by the exons atggaaacATCATTGGTTTTCTTTCCTCAATTAAATATGTGTGAgtcaaaagaaaaagcttttttcaAGTTAATACATGgttcaggaaaagaagaaacaagcaaagaagcaaaaatcag agctaaggaaaaaagaaataggttaAGTCTTCTTGTGCAGAAACCTGAGTTTCATGAAGAAACCCACTCCAGTAGATCTGGGCACTTGGCCAAAGAAACAAG AGTCTCCCCTGAAGAAGCAGTGATATGGGGTGAATCATTTGACAAACTGCTTTCCCATAAAG ATGGACTGAAGACTTTTACCACATTCCTTAAAACTGAATTCAGTGAGGAAAACATTGAATTTTGGATAGCCTGTGAAGATTTCAAGAAAAGTAAAGACCCTCAACAAATTATCGTTAAAGCAAAAGCAATATATGAGAAATTTATACAGAATGATGCTCCACAAGAG GTTAACCTTGATTTTCACACCAAAGAAGTCATTACCAAGAGCATCACCCAACCTACCCTACACAGTTTTGATGCTGCGCAAAGCAGAGTGTATCAGCTTATGGAACAAGACAGTTACACACGTTTTCTGAAATCTGACATATATTTAGACTTGACAGAAGGAAGACCTCAGAGACCAACAAATCTTAGAAGACGATCACGTTCATTCACCTGTACGGAGTTCCAAGATGTAAAGTCAGATGTTGCCATTTggttataa